The DNA segment CTTCGAGGAAGTCGGAAATGCGTGCCTGCAAGCTGGGATTTTCGCGCAACAACCGTTGCAGCCGACGACGTTGCTCTTTCAGAGTCAACTGCCAACTGCGACCACGAAAAGACGGCTGATACTGCCATTTCAGCAAATGCGCCAGCAACACAGCCAGCCGATTGATCAGTTCTCGTCGCTCTCTTGCGCCCATGCTTTCGATTTCTTCGATCAAACCATCAATATCGACTTCAGACCAATTCCTAGCTTTGAGTAAATCGGCCTGTTGTTGAGTCCAGGCATGGAAATCGACATCATGAAGCTTTGTATTTTCGATGTGCATAATTGAGCATGTCTACGGTTCATCATCAGCGATCGTGTTGCCGGTCCTGTTCATTCCCAATTGCAGTCCCTCGAATGAGGCACTAATCGACGGATGCACGCGGTCGCGAGGGGAGAGCACCGTGATCGCCAGAGGCCAAGCAATTGCGAGTCGGGGATCCTCGGGATGCAGTCCAGCTTCGCTCGCAGGAGCATACTCGGCTGTATTCAGATAGAACAGTTCAGCGTCATCGCTCAGCGCCTGAAAGCCATGCGCACAACCCTCGGGAACCACCAGCATCTGCCCGTCACCGGCACTGAGCCGCTCGCCATGCCACTGAAGAAAGGTCGGCGAACCGGCGCGCAGATCGACCGCGACATCGAAGATCTCGCCGCGCAGACAGGTGACGAGTTTGACCTCGGCGTGCGGCGGGCGCTGGTAGTGCAAACCACGCACAGTCCCACGCCGGTAGGTCAGACTGCGATTGATCTGCACGATCGGCTTACCGCCCGTCAGCGATTCCAGCTCACGCGCACAGAACAGCCGCTCGAACCAGCCGCGCTCATCGACGATCGGCCGACGCTCGACGACGACGACACCGTCGAGCGCAGTTGATCGTAGGCGCAAGCGTTGAGACATGACGGAGGCCGGCTTTGATCGAGGTTATGACAGCATTGCCCGATAATCGCGGATCTGCTCGCGGGTGACAACCTGCATATCGGCTCCTGCACGCCAGGCTCGATGCCAGTCGAGCGTGCGCTCCAGGGCCTGACTCAGACTCCAACGCGGACGCCAGCCGAGCCGGGTACGCGCCTGAGTGCTGTCGAGATCGAGACGCACCGATTCGCGCAGCCCCGGATCGGGATCGGATTGCCAATGTCCCTGAGTGCGTTCGCACAGCCGGCGCACGATCTGCTCCACCGGCCAAGCATCGCCCGGATCCGGACCGAAGTTCCAGGCCGTCGCCAGCTCGACCTCTTGCGCCTGAAGGCGCTCGGCCAGAGTCAGATAGCCGGCGAGCGGTTCAAGCACATGCTGCCAGGGGCGAATCGCTTGAGGCGCGCGCAGACGCACCGCTTCACCGGCATCGAGCGCGCGCAACACATCCGGGATCAGCCGATCCCGCGCCCAGTCGCCGCCGCCGATGACGTTGCCGGCGCGCACACTGGCGACCTGGATACCGGCCTCGGCGAGAAAGGCACTCCGATACGCCTGCGTCACCAGCTCGGTAGCCGCCTTGCTGCTGGAGTAGGGGTCATGGCCGCCGAGCCGATCGTTTTCGCGATAGGGCCAGACCCATTCGCGGTTGTCGTAGCATTTGTCGGTCGTCACCACGACCACGGCCCGCACGCTCGGGCACCGGCGCACGGCCTCCAGCAAATTCACCGTCCCCATGACATTGACGGCATAGGTCGCAACCGGATCGGCATAGCCCGCGCGCACCAGCGGTTGTGCGGCGAGATGGAAGACGATCTCAGGTGCGGCGTCCAGGATGGCCCGGTTCAGGGCCGGCAGGTCGCGTACATCGCCGACGACATGCCCCGACAAGCCTTCAGCCAGACGCGCGACCGTGAACAAATTGGGCGTGGTCGGCGGTTCGAGCGCATAGCCGTGGACCTCAGCGCCCAGCTCGGCCAGCCAGAGCGCCAGCCAGCCGCCCTTGAAGCCGGTCTGTCCGGTGATGAAGACGCGCCGCCGTCGCCAGAACTCAGGATTCATGTCCAGCACTTCCAGGGCGCGCGGCCCGAGGCCCATAAAGATTCGAGATGGTTCTTGTCGCGTAACGTATCCATCGGCTGCCAGAATCCCTGGTGCTCGAACGCCATGAGTTGCCCTTGAGCACTGAGCTTGGGCAGCGTCTCGATCTCCCAACTGGTCCGGTCATCGGCGATGAATTCGATACAGCGCGGCGAGAGCACGAAGAAACCGCCGTTGATCAGGCCATCCCCGCCGCGCGGCTTTTCGATGAAGCCGGTGACGGTCGACCCCGCGCGCTCGATGGCGCCATAACGCCCAGGTGCGGGCACGGCAGTGACGGTCGCCCAGCGTCCATGTTCACGATGAAAGGCGATGAGTCCCCGGATATCGACATCGCTCAGCCCGTCGCCATAGGTGAAACAGAACGCCTCCTGATCGCGCAGATAGTCCGCAACCCGCTTCAGACGCCCGCCGGTCTGAGTCTCGGCGCCGGTATCGACCAGCGTCACCCGCCAGGGCTCGGCCTGATGCTGGTGGACTTCGAGCCGGTTGTTGGCCAGATCGATGGTGACGTCCGACATGTGCAGAAAATAGTTGGCGAAGTATTCCTTGATGATGTAGCCCTTGTAGCCGCAGCAGACGACGAAGTCGGTCACGCCATGATGGGCATAGAGCTTCATGATGTGCCACAGAATCGGCATCCCGCCGATCTCGATCATGGGCTTGGGCCGCAGATGGGACTCCTCGACGATGCGGGTGCCCAGACCGCCGGCAAGGATGACGGCTTTCATGGGGATGGCGTTCGGCATAGGCCAGTGTATGCAGCCCTTTTAAGTTGTAATTTTGAGACACTTCAGGTTCCCGCCGGCACCTTGGCCGTTGAGATATGGGGTTTGCCTTATCCGGCGGGGGCGGTCCTGTTCACAATCCAGGCTAAGACAGCCGCTCGATTCCAGCCATATAGGGCCGCAACACCTCGGGAATGACCACACTCCCATCGGCCTGCTGATAGTTCTCCAGCACCGCGACCAGGGTCCGCCCGACCGCCAGCCCCGAGCCGTTGAGCGTATGCACCAGCTCCGGCTTGCCGGTCTCGGGATTGCGCCAGCGGGCCTGGAGCCGACGCGCCTGGAAGTCCCCGAAATGGCTGCACGAAGAGATCTCGCGATAAGCGCCCTGCCCCGGCAGCCAGACCTCCAGATCATAGGTCTTGCGCGCCGAGAACCCGAGATCGCCCGTGCACAGAGTCACGACCCGATAGGCCAGCCCCAACCGTTGCAGAATCGACTCCGCATGCCCGGTCAACGCCTCCAGCGCCTGCGCCCCATCCTCGGGCCGCACGATCTGCACCAGCTCGACCTTCTCGAACTGATGCTGACGGATCATGCCGCGCGTGTCCTTGCCGTAGGAACCGGCCTCGCTGCGGAAGCACGGCGTATGCGCCACCCATTTGCGCGGCAGACTGTCGGCCTCCAGGATCAGATCGCGCGCCAGATTAGTCACAGGCACTTCGGCCGTCGGGATCAGATAGAAGTCGCGCTCGCCCGGCACCCTGAACAGATCGGCCTCGAACTTGGGCAACTGGCCGGTGCCGCGCAGACTGTCGGCATTGACCAGATAGGGCACATAGGTCTCGGTATAGCCGTGCTCGCCGGTATGCACGTCGAGCATGAACTGGATCAGCGCCCGATGCAGCCGCGCCATGGGGCCGGAGAGCGTGACGAAGCGCGACCCCGTCACCTTGGCCGCGAGATCGAAGTCCATCCAGCCGTTGCGCGCCCCGAGGTCGACATGATCCTTGGGTTCGAAGTCGAACGTCGGCGGCGTGCCCCAGCGGCGTTCCTCGCGGTTGTCGGACTCGTCGCGCCCGTCCGGAACCTCGGCGGCCGGCAGATTGGGCAGGCTCAGACTGATGTCGGTCAGCTCGTCCTGGATCGCGCTCAACCGCGACTCGGCAGCCTTGAGTCGGTCGCCCAGATCGGCGACCTCGGCCAGCAGCGGTGCGATGTCCTCGCCGGCCGCCTTGGCGCGCCCGATCGACTTGGAGCGCGTGTTGCGCGTGTTCTGGAGTTCCTGGACCTGGATCTGGAGCGCCTTGCGCTCGGTCTCCAGGGACTCGATCCGCGCGGTGTCGAGCACCAGACCGCGCCGGGCCAGTTGCTCGGCGACCTGATCGAGTTCGGTGCGCAACGAACGTGGGTCTAGCATCGATGATTCCTTCGGCGTGAATGAAAAAGACGGATGTGGAGGCTATCCCGGCGCGCGCACGCCGAACGGAACCTTCCAGAACGCGGCGCTGAAATCGCCGGCCAGATAGCCTTCATGAATCTGATAGTCGACCTCCAGCGCCTGGGCCAGATGCTTGATCTCGCGCGGCTGATAGAGGTTGTAGATCGGCGAGGTGTCCCAACCCTTGAGCAGGTTGAAGACGAAGCCGTGACGGCTCGCCTCCAGACAGCGCTCGATGAAGCGCCGCGTCTCCTCGCGGGTGAAGGTGTTCATGGCCCCGCTACAGAGATAGACGTCGGCCTCGGGCAGCACGCTGCCTTCGTCGAGGATGTCGAGGACATGGATCTCGCAGCCGGTGCGCCGGCGCGCGGCCTCGACCATGGGGGGCATGACATCGAGCCCGATATAGCGCTTCGGCCGGTCGCCGGTGCGCTCCAGATAGGCGAGCAGATCGCCGAACCCGCAACCGGCATCGGCCAGGGTCAGCCGGGACAGATCCGGCGGCAGGAAGGAGCGCAGCACCCGGAAGCGGACCTCCTGGGTCTCGGTCGAAGTCCAATGCACCCCCTCGGCCGTCTCGCCGTAGGTATCGAGCGCGCTGCCATAGAAGATCTCGGTATCGACTCTGGGCATGTCAACCGCCTTCCTGGGATGTGATTCTTGGGGGGATGTTCAAGCCTCGGCCGACAGGACCTGACGGCAGGGCACGGCGCGCTTCAGGACACAGTCCGAACAGCGCGGCCGACTCCGGCAGACCTGCTTGGCGTGCTCGACGAGCAGCGCATGGTACTCCTTGTAGCGCGGCACGTCAGGTCCGAGCGCACTCTCGAAGGCGGCGCGGATCGTCTCGTAGGGTTCGTCGCCGCGCAGCAGTCCGAGCCGGGAGAAGACCCGGCGCGTATAGGCATCGACCACGAACACCGGGCGATCGAAGGCATAGAGCAGGATGTCGTCGGCCGTTTCGGGACCGATACCCTTGACCGCGAGCAACCGCTCGCGCAGTGCCCCGGTGTCGAGCGCGTTCAGACCGTCCCAGCCGCCCGCCGCGCGATAGAACTCGCAGAAGGCGATCAGACGACGCGCCTTCAAATTGAAGTAACCGGCCGGTCGTATCGTCTCGGCCAGCTCGGACGGATCGAGCGCCAGGAGGCCGGCGGCGTCCAGGGGACAACGCGCCTTGAGACGCTCGAGTGCGCGCTCGACGTTCGACCAGGCGGTGTTTTGGGTCAGCACCGCCCCGATCATGACCTCGAAGGGGCCATCGGCCGGCCACCAGTGCCTCGGGCCGTGAAAGACCAGCAAGCGGTCATGGATGGCGCTAAGCCGTTCCGGCTCGAACACGCACTTCGTCACCCGTCGGCTCCCTCGCAAGGGTGTCGAACGCGTCTTCACCGAGACGCCAGTCCCCTCGATGCACCGTTCTCACCAGTGACCACGACGATGCCGTCGGGCGAGACATCGAAGCGTTCGCGATCACGTCGTGCGTCGAAGCCGATCCGGTCGCCGGGCGCGATCCTGACGTCCTTTTCGACGATGCAGTTGCGCAGATGCGCGCCCGCCCCGACCCGGACTCCATGAAAGAGGATAGACGCCTCGACGATGGCGCCGTCCTCGACCCGAACCTGCGGGAACAGGATCGAATGATTGACCCCGCCGCCGCTGATGACGGTGCCCGCCGCCAGCATCGAGTTGACGAAGACGCCCTCGTTGCCGGTCTGCGGGCCGGGGACGGTGCGGGCGGGCGGATACTGGCCCTGATAGGTGTGGATGGTCCAGTCGGGCTGATAGAGATCGAGCGGCGGCTCGGCGCGCAACAGCGCCATGTTGGCCTGATAGTAGGCGTCGACCGAGGCCAGATCGCACCAGTAGCGGTCCGGCGTCACCCGTCCCCGTGTCTGGCCGAAGCGATAGGCGCGAACCTGATGCGCGGCGAGCCGGGGCGCGATGACGTCGAGCGCCGGGTCCGTGTCGGGTGAGACGCCGCGCTCGTAGCGGTCCAGGGCGTCGAGCAGCCGGGACTTGTCGAACAGATAGACGCCCATGGTCTCCAGCCGCTCGCCCTCGGCGCTGTCCGCGCTCCCCGGCTCCGGCGGTAAGAGTTCGCAGATACGCTCATCGGCATCGAGCACGACCCGTGCCTGACGCCCCGTGCCCGGAGCCGGCACGGCGCGCACGGCGACCGTGATCGCCGCCCCGGTCTCGCGATGGGCGCGCGCCAGCTCGGCATAGTCCATGCGATAGATGGCGTCGCCTTGCAGGATCAGCACCTGACTGGCGCGATTGCGCTCGATCAGATAGCGGTTCTGGCGGATGGCGTCGAAGGGACCGCTGTACCAGTCCTGCCCCTCACGCATCTGGGGCGGGACCGGGGTGATGAACTCGCCCAGTTCGGGATTGAAGATCGACCAGCCGTCGCGCAAATGCTTCTGGAGCGAATGGCTCTTGTACTGCGTCAGCACCAGCACCTGACGCAGTCCCGAGTGCAGACAGTTGGCCAGGGTGAAGTCGATGATCCGGTACTTGCCGCCGAAGGGCACGGCGGCCTTGGTGCGCCGGCGGGTCAGGGCGTCGAGGCCCAGGCCGCGATCCTGAGCCAGGATGAGAATCAATGTGTCGGAGGACATGATGGCAGGACGAGCCCTTGGCGATGAGTGAAAAGGCGGGCAGACACAGAGTCTAAACCGCGCGTGGGAGGTCGATCCAGAGGCGCCGCCGGCGTCTCTTCAGACCCCGTCGCCGCGCCGACCGATGGCGCCGATGATACGACTCGTCGAGCGTCCGGGCACGAAGTCGAGCACCCGCACCTCGCCGCCGCGCGCCAGCACGGCGTCGGCGCCCGCGATCTGCTCGGGCCGATAGTCGCCGCCCTTGACCAGCACGTCCGGACCGACGGCGCGGATCAACGCCTCGGGCGTGTCCTCGCTGAACGGACAGACCCAGTCGACCGAGGCCAGCCCGGCCAGCACTGCCATGCGCTGCTCGACGCCATTGATCGGACGCCCCTCGCCCTTGAGCCGACGCACCGAGTCGTCGTCGTTGACGGCGACAATGAGCCGGTCGCCCAGCCGTTTGGCCTGCTGGAGATAGGCCACATGCCCGTCGTGCAGGATGTCGAAGCAGCCGTTGGTCATGACCAGACGCTCACCGGCGGCGCGCGCCGCCTCCGCCGCCGCGATCAGCGCGTCGCGATCGAGGATCGGACGCCACTCGACACCGCGATAGGCGCGCTCCAGTTCGGCGGCGCTTACTCCGGCCGTGCCCAGCTTGCCGACCGCCAGACCGGCGGCACAGTTGGCCAGGGCGCAGGCTTCGGCCAGCTCGGCACCCGCCGCCAGCGCCGCCGCCAGGGTCGCGATGACGGTATCGCCCGCGCCCGTGACGTCGAAGACCTCGCGCGCGCGGGTCGGCAGATGCAGCGCCTCGACACCCGCACGCACCAGCAGCATCCCGCGCTCGCCGAGCGTCACCAGCAGCGCCTCCAGTTCCAGCTCGGCGCGCAGACGCTCGGCGCGTTCGATGAGCACGGCATCATCCGGGCAGTGACCGACGATCTCTTCAAGCTCGGCGCGGTTGGGCGTCAGCAGGGTCGCACCCCGGTAGCGGCTGAAATCGCGTCCCTTGGGGTCGATCAGGACCGGCTTGCCCTGGGCGCGCGCCGGCCGGATGAGTCCTTGCGGATCGTCGAGCGTGCCCTTGGCATAGTCCGAGAGCAGCAGCAGATCACAGTCGGCGAGTGCGGGCGCGACCAGCCCCGGCAGCGGGTCCGGACCGTTCGGCGCCAGCGAGCGCTCGAAGTCCAGCCGGATGAGCTGCTGATGATGACTGAGCACCCGCAGCTTGGTGATGGTCGGCACCCCGGCGCGGCGCTCGAAACGGGTGGCGATCCCCTGCCCGCTCAGGCGCGCTTCCAGGATCGCAGCGGCCTCGTCGTCGCCGGTCACGCCGGCCAGGGTCACGCGCGCGCCGAGCATGGCCAGATTGAGCGCGACATTGGCCGCGCCGCCGGGACGGTCCTCGATGCCCTCGACATGCACCACGGGCACAGGCGCCTCGGGCGAGATGCGGCGCGTGGCGCCGGTCCAGTAGCGGTCGAGCATCAGATCGCCGGCCACCAGCACTCGGGCGCGCACGAAATCGGGGAAGGTCGATGGAGTGGTCACGATCACGACTGGGCAGTGGAAGGTATCGGCCAGGCAGTCTAGCCCGAAGCGCTCGCTCCGGCCAGACGCCGGCGCCATTCGACCAGCTCGGGCTTGGGCGCGTGCTTGACGGCGAGCTTCCACCAGTAGCCGAGCCGATCGTCACCGAAGGAGATCGCCTTGCGCGGCAGTACCAGCGGATGATCATCCGGCCCGGCCGCGCCGCGCAGACAGGTGGTGGCGCTCCGGTAGCCGGCCTCTCCGGCCAGGTGCACCGTCGTCCGGTCGAAGCTGCCGAAGGGATAGCAGAGATGATGCACGGGCGCGCCGAGCACGTCTTCGAGTGCCGCGCGGCTGTCGACGAGCTGACGGCGCTGAGCCTCGGGATCGAGCATGCCGAGCTTGAGATGATCGACGCTGTGCGAGCCGATCGTGATGCCGGCCGCGTGCAGTTCGCGCAGACGCTCGGCGCTCATCAGGGTCGGGATCGGGCGTCCCGGATCCTTGGCGAACCACTCGGCGCGGCGTCCGAGCCGGCCGCTGATGGCATAGACGGTCGCCCGAAAGCCATGCCGCTCCAGCACCGGCCAGGCATACTCGGCGAAGTTGTCATAGGCGTCGTCGAAGGTCAGGACCACGGCACGCGCCGGTAGCGGACGTTCACCACGCAGACCGGCCAGGGCGTCGTCGAGACCCAGCACCCGATAGCCGAGCCGCGCGAGCAGATCCATCTGAGCGGCGAAGCGCCGATGGTCGCAATAATTGGCGCGATGTTCTCGCATCGGCGCAAACACGCCGACCTGGTGATACATCAGGATCGAAAGCCGTGCGGGCTGAGTATTCATCGGGTCTCCGTCATACCTGGCGACTCCAGCCGTCTTCAATCTCAATCATCGTTTCATCATTGTGCCTATGTCTTCCAACGTCCAGACCTCTCCCATCCGGCGCCTCATCGTCGGTCTCTCCGGCGGTGTCGATTCGGCCATCGCCGCCCATCGGCTGCTCGAACAGGGGTATGCGGTCGAGGCGCTGTTCATGAAGAACTGGGAGGAAGACGACGCCGAGGGTTACTGCGCCGCCGCCGAGGATTTGGCCGACGCGCGCGCGGTGGCCGAGCGGCTCGGGATTCGGCTGCATACGGTCAACTTCTCGGCCGAGTATTGGGATCGGGTCTTCGAGTATTTTCTGCGCGAATACCAAGCGCTACGCACACCCAACCCGGATGTGCTCTGCAACCGTGAGATCAAGTTCGCCGCCTTTCTCGACCATGCGCTCGGTCTGGGCGCCGAGGCGATCGCGACCGGGCACTATGCCCGTGTCGTCGCCGATGAGCAGGGCGGCTATCACCTGCATCGCGCCGTCGACGAGGACAAGGATCAGACCTATTTCCTGCATCTGCTGGACCAGGAACAGTTGTCGCGCGCCCTGTTTCCACTCGCCGATCTCACCAAGGGCGAGGTCCGCGCCCTGGCCCGTCGGCTCGGGCTGGCCAATGCCGCCAAGAAGGACAGCACCGGCATCTGCTTCATCGGCGAGCGGCGGTTCAGCGACTTCCTCGCCCGCTATCTGCCGCGCGAGCCGGGGCCGATCGAGACGCCCGAGGGCGTGCGGCTCGGCGAGCATCGCGGGCTGGCCTATTACACCCTGGGCCAGCGTCAGGGATTGGGGATCGGCGGGGTCAGCCGGGGACGCGAGGCACCCTGGTATGTCGCCGTCAAGGACAGCGTGAACAACCGGCTGATCGTGGTCCAGGACAGCCGGCATCCGCTCCTGATGTCGACTGGGCTGGAGGCGCTCCAGCCCCATTGGATCAGCGGTCGGGCGCCCGAGACGCCGTTTCGCTGTCTGGCACGCCTGCGTCATCGTCAGCCGTTACAAGCCTGCGAACTGGTCGAGATCGGGGGCGATGGATGCCGGGTGCGCTTCGACGACCCACAGCGCGCCGTCACGCCCGGTCAGTCCGTCGTCTTCTATCAGGAGACCGAGTGTCTGGGCGGGGCCGTCATCGAGCGTGGCTTGGCAGCCTGACCCCTCTCCCCAACCCCTCTCCCGCCAAGCGAGAGGGGCCAGGGCGTGCAGGTTGCTGTCGAACAGTGGCTGGTGAATGCGTTATAAGATGGCGTCATCAGCCACAACGCATCGCGATCGAGAACCCCATCCATGCCCCACACCAACCTGGAGCGCACCATTGCCCTCGCCGGCCTCTATCAGGCCGTCAACTGTGTCATCCGCATCGCCCGCCAGGGTTCGGTCGATGCCGAGCTCATGCAGCCCTGCATCTACAGTCTGTTCCAGGTCGATGCCGAGAACGTCGAGTCGGTCTTCGGCGAGCCGGGCGCGCTGGCCAATGGCGCGCGCCGGCTCGTCGCCCAGTTGACCGGCCGGCCCGAGCGCGACCTGGAGATGACCCGCTATGCGATCCAGGTCATCAAGCTCGAACGCGAGCTGGCCAAGCGACCCGATCTGCTCGACATCCTCGCCGCCGGCATCCGCGAGGCCGAGTCCAAGCGTGCTCATTTCGATTTGCTCCATCCCAACCTGCTGGCCCATTTCGCCGACCTCTACAGCCAGACGCTCAGTCATCTGCAACCGCGTATTCTGATCCACGGCGACCCGCTGCATCTGCGCAACCCCGACAACCAGAACCGTCTGCGCGCCCTGCTGCTCGCGGCGGTACGCGCGGCGCGGCTGTGGCGTCAGGTCGGCGGCTCGCGCTGGCAACTGCTGTTCCGCAACCGGCCGATCCTGGAAGACGCGCGACGTTATCTCGACCGGCCCGGCTGAGACCGACCGCAGCGTCTGAGCGTCGAAACCGCGCTTCGGATTTCGTTGCAGTGCAGCATATGGAATATCCGACCCTCGGACGCTAGAATCGAGCGCTCCAAACGATAAAGAACCGTTCCATACCACCGGAGCCCTCGATGCCCAATAGCTTCAACGCCAAGTCTACCCTGAACGTCGCCGGTCAGGAGTACGAGATCTTCGAGCTCGACGCCGTGCCCAACAGCGCGCGCCTGCCGTTCTCGATCAAGATCCTGCTGGAGAACCTGCTGCGCAACGAGGACGGCGTGACCGTCACGCGCGAGGACATCGAGTACTTCAGTCAATGGAACCCACAGGCCGAGCCGGACAAGGAGATCCAGTATCGCCCGGCGCGGGTGCTGATGCAGGACTTCACCGGCGTGCCGGCCGTAGTGGATCTGGCGGCGATGCGCGATGCCATGCGCGCGCTCGGCGGCGATCCGACCCGAATCAACCCGCTCCAGCCCACCGAGCTGGTCATCGACCACTCGGTGCAGGTCGATCACTTCGGTTCGGATGGGGCCTTCGCGCTCAACGCGGAGCTTGAGTTCCAGCGCAACCAGGAGCGCTACAAGTTCCTCAAGTGGGGCCAGCAGGCGTTCGACGGCTTCAAGGTCGTGCCGCCGGACACCGGCATCGTGCATCAGATCAATGTCGAGTATCTGGCGCGCGTGGTCTTCTCCAAGCCGGTCGACGGCAAGACTCAAGCCTATTTCGATACCTGTGTCGGCACCGACTCGCATACGACGATGGTCAACGGCATCGGCGTGCTCGGCTGGGGCGTGGGCGGCATCGAGGCCGAGGCGTCGATGCTGGGTCAGCCGGTGTCGATGCTGGTGCCCAAGGTCGTGGGCTTCAAGCTCACCGGAACCCTGAAGGAAGGCGTGACCGCGACCGACCTGGTGCTGACCATCGTCGAGCAGTTGCGCAAGCATGGCGTGGTCGGCAAGTTCGTCGAGTTCTATGGTCCGGCGATCGCGAGCCTGCCGATGGGCGAGCGCAACACCATCGCCAACATGGGGCCTGAGTACGGCGCGACCTGCGGCCTGTTCCCCATCGATCAGGTCACACTCGACTATCTGCGTCTGACCGGGCGCGATGAGGCCCAGATCGCGCTGGTCGAGGCCTACTGCAAGGCGCAGGGCGTGTGGCACACCGCCGATGCGCCCGAGGCCGAGTATTCCGAAACGCTCGAACTGGATCTGGGCGATGTGGTGCCCTCGCTCGCCGGGCCGAAGCGTCCGCAGGATCGCGTCGCGCTGACGGACATGGCCGACCACTTCCCCAAGGCGCTCGCCGCGCTCAAGGCCGAACGCAATCTGCCCACCAAGGGTGCGGCCAAGGCGGTGATCGACGGTCAGGAGGTCGAGATCTCGGACGGCTCGATCGTGGTCGCGGCTATCACGTCTTGCACCAACACCTCCAACCCGAGCGTGCTGATCGGCGCCGGACTGGTGGCGAAGAAAGCCGTTGCGCTGGGTCTGAAGCGCGCGCCCTGGGTCAAGACCGCCTTCGGTCCCGGCTCGATGGCCGTCACCCGCTATCTCGACCGCGCCGGACTGACCGAGCCGCTCAAGGCGCTCGGCTTCCACAACGTCGGCTATGGCTGCACGGTCTGTATCGGCAACACCGGCCCGCTGCCCGAGCCGGTCTCCAAGGCCATCGCCGACAATGAGCTGTGCGCCGTCTCG comes from the Allochromatium tepidum genome and includes:
- the hldE gene encoding bifunctional D-glycero-beta-D-manno-heptose-7-phosphate kinase/D-glycero-beta-D-manno-heptose 1-phosphate adenylyltransferase HldE, translating into MTTPSTFPDFVRARVLVAGDLMLDRYWTGATRRISPEAPVPVVHVEGIEDRPGGAANVALNLAMLGARVTLAGVTGDDEAAAILEARLSGQGIATRFERRAGVPTITKLRVLSHHQQLIRLDFERSLAPNGPDPLPGLVAPALADCDLLLLSDYAKGTLDDPQGLIRPARAQGKPVLIDPKGRDFSRYRGATLLTPNRAELEEIVGHCPDDAVLIERAERLRAELELEALLVTLGERGMLLVRAGVEALHLPTRAREVFDVTGAGDTVIATLAAALAAGAELAEACALANCAAGLAVGKLGTAGVSAAELERAYRGVEWRPILDRDALIAAAEAARAAGERLVMTNGCFDILHDGHVAYLQQAKRLGDRLIVAVNDDDSVRRLKGEGRPINGVEQRMAVLAGLASVDWVCPFSEDTPEALIRAVGPDVLVKGGDYRPEQIAGADAVLARGGEVRVLDFVPGRSTSRIIGAIGRRGDGV
- a CDS encoding polysaccharide deacetylase family protein, yielding MNTQPARLSILMYHQVGVFAPMREHRANYCDHRRFAAQMDLLARLGYRVLGLDDALAGLRGERPLPARAVVLTFDDAYDNFAEYAWPVLERHGFRATVYAISGRLGRRAEWFAKDPGRPIPTLMSAERLRELHAAGITIGSHSVDHLKLGMLDPEAQRRQLVDSRAALEDVLGAPVHHLCYPFGSFDRTTVHLAGEAGYRSATTCLRGAAGPDDHPLVLPRKAISFGDDRLGYWWKLAVKHAPKPELVEWRRRLAGASASG
- the mnmA gene encoding tRNA 2-thiouridine(34) synthase MnmA; this encodes MSSNVQTSPIRRLIVGLSGGVDSAIAAHRLLEQGYAVEALFMKNWEEDDAEGYCAAAEDLADARAVAERLGIRLHTVNFSAEYWDRVFEYFLREYQALRTPNPDVLCNREIKFAAFLDHALGLGAEAIATGHYARVVADEQGGYHLHRAVDEDKDQTYFLHLLDQEQLSRALFPLADLTKGEVRALARRLGLANAAKKDSTGICFIGERRFSDFLARYLPREPGPIETPEGVRLGEHRGLAYYTLGQRQGLGIGGVSRGREAPWYVAVKDSVNNRLIVVQDSRHPLLMSTGLEALQPHWISGRAPETPFRCLARLRHRQPLQACELVEIGGDGCRVRFDDPQRAVTPGQSVVFYQETECLGGAVIERGLAA
- the hflD gene encoding high frequency lysogenization protein HflD — protein: MPHTNLERTIALAGLYQAVNCVIRIARQGSVDAELMQPCIYSLFQVDAENVESVFGEPGALANGARRLVAQLTGRPERDLEMTRYAIQVIKLERELAKRPDLLDILAAGIREAESKRAHFDLLHPNLLAHFADLYSQTLSHLQPRILIHGDPLHLRNPDNQNRLRALLLAAVRAARLWRQVGGSRWQLLFRNRPILEDARRYLDRPG
- the acnA gene encoding aconitate hydratase AcnA, producing the protein MPNSFNAKSTLNVAGQEYEIFELDAVPNSARLPFSIKILLENLLRNEDGVTVTREDIEYFSQWNPQAEPDKEIQYRPARVLMQDFTGVPAVVDLAAMRDAMRALGGDPTRINPLQPTELVIDHSVQVDHFGSDGAFALNAELEFQRNQERYKFLKWGQQAFDGFKVVPPDTGIVHQINVEYLARVVFSKPVDGKTQAYFDTCVGTDSHTTMVNGIGVLGWGVGGIEAEASMLGQPVSMLVPKVVGFKLTGTLKEGVTATDLVLTIVEQLRKHGVVGKFVEFYGPAIASLPMGERNTIANMGPEYGATCGLFPIDQVTLDYLRLTGRDEAQIALVEAYCKAQGVWHTADAPEAEYSETLELDLGDVVPSLAGPKRPQDRVALTDMADHFPKALAALKAERNLPTKGAAKAVIDGQEVEISDGSIVVAAITSCTNTSNPSVLIGAGLVAKKAVALGLKRAPWVKTAFGPGSMAVTRYLDRAGLTEPLKALGFHNVGYGCTVCIGNTGPLPEPVSKAIADNELCAVSILSGNRNFEGRVHAEVRMNYLAGPPLVVAYAIAGRIDIDPYNDPLTTDAQGNPVYLKDIWPTQDEINAAITEFVTPAEFKAAYADVFAGDARWQSLDAVATQTYDWPADSTYIQEPPYFQGMSLEVTPVEDISGARCLAVLGDSITTDHISPAGSIKPNSPAGQYLIEKGVDPKDFNSLGSRRGNHEVMMRGTFANIRLRNLMAPGTEGGVTLHQPSGEEMSIYDAAMQYQSEGTPAIVIAGKEYGSGSSRDWAAKGPRLLGIRAVIAESYERIHRSNLVGMGILPLQFLAGDNAASLGLTGTETFDIVGLNGGEAKQVEVRATGADGSVKTFQARVRIDTPNEVDYYRHGGILQYVLRKLAA